From the genome of Phlebotomus papatasi isolate M1 chromosome 2, Ppap_2.1, whole genome shotgun sequence:
attctaaaaattctaattcgatattcaaaatcggtcaaatagaaccgaaggtatgatttttttgaattttgtgaactttgaccgctcttatctccggttctattttaaccacagcgaacaCACGcaactttttggaaacttcatagcttagactacaacactctaaaatttgattagggtcggaggaacgtctgttcgacagggaacccctattgacacttttgtcaaaatgttgaaaattatttaatgtatctagtaaaatataagtgatataacgttttttctgtaatatatcttttactataaacagagatgttcaaatttcgtaccccaaatggtacaaaatagGGTGTCAAAAGGGACTGACaggagttcttaaagtgtcaatagacgttcctttcaccctaatttgCACAAttccgtttttgagaaaaataagtttgaaatttgatgaaatttgacgctatcgcagcgacACCTGTGGTGACCTTTTGAAcgttcatctgaaagtgcttatgaagacgaaaccaaaaacccaaaatgtagctcaaaatgttagttagaaccgaagatagaggccggtcaattttcgaactttgaccccttatagctcgggtcaggggttatcgatcgacttaagtatttgtttttgtttaataggtgtgcggctacaacatactaaaatttcagccaaaTGCAcataggaatttttgagttatttaacttagaaaatttaaaatttgtctttttaataatagcgcaactagcggtggttttatgaacttgtaatgttagaaagggaagtggcatttcatgagagctttccaaaacgccctcattttttaaattctgacaattacaaccggagttatggccattctaagattttttttttgacccttatagctcgggtcaggggaccttaagtttggtactgatcgacagctctaaggcccagatataacatactaaaatttgagcccgatctatGCCATATCGACTTATAGTGCATGTTGttaagatatgaaataaaataatgaatttttgagaggAAATTCTGTGGTTCCtaagtcattcaaatacgtaatttctggataacaGTATATTTTACGACCCTATGATATTCAGAAGACTATGtttgtaaaggattcaagtcgtcccatgcatccttttcatggatttggaggatatttaggggtttatgaaacaaatctaaaaaatgaagggatagggatatgcgatgttccaggaaaattgtccttgaatcctcctctacacatccttgagttatcCTTCGATACTAATATTctaggatgtaccgttattgattataaacaacttttttcaaatatttcaaaaaatttcttaaagatctttttcttaagatatctcagaaacttgaggTGATGGACCAAAAATTTCTTCGGGAGAAACGTTCAGgacataccaaggaacaagaaactactcattattttccatcccatttttgtctgttgcacagtgtaatcatTCATTAAAAACTGTTCTTAATTTGTGAAGAATCTGAATTAAATTTCGAGTAAATTCAAGTGTTTTAATGGCGTCTTCATTCAAAATCACTTTATTTGCGTTTTATaaacttgtataaaaaatatttaaatttcgtaAGTTTGAAAGTTAGGGAATGGGTTCCAGCAATTGGCGtttatatatttcaatatttgaccGAATTTAAGTAAGAGTGAGTAATAGCAATACCTTAGAAATAAAAACGTACAAAATGtcttcaaaacaaaaattgtattaaatggACTAAATGTAAATATTTCAAGCTTGCTTCAGCAACATACGTCACTTATAAAAGTTTTGTTCTGTaacattaattattaaaatatgaaaaactgTATAATAAATTTGTTTGAGGGCTTCTGTCTCAAAGCACAGAGAAGATAATAGTTCCATTAAAAGACCAGAAGTGAGATATGAGCTTTTCTGTTAAAACCTTTACTCCTCCAATTGCAATAGtaattttgatttgaattaTAATATAGGATGAAAgaaacgtctattgacactttaagaactcgtgtcagcacctattgacaccttactctgtaccatttgggatacgaaacttgaacatctttgtttatagtaaaaggtatattacagaaaaaacgttatattacttatattttactagatacattatgtaatttttaacattttgacaaaagtgtcaataggggttccttgtcgaacagacgttcctccgaccctaccaCATTTACTTCATAGGTGCAAAAAGAAAGAAACGAACTCATTTTATAACCACAGATAATCTCTGTATCTATGCAGGAATTTATTTCGGATTTCATTTACTGGCTTATTCTGTACCAGTCTCTcctatttaataattttgtatttattgtaTAGAAATCGAACTTGAATTTTGTAAGCCTTAAACCTTAAATGCTTTGAATTGTAGAAATCttttcacacagaaaaatggaatattcttaaacagaaacaccaaggaatttaatttcaaatcccaatgaatgccaatgccctaattctaaatctttgatcatttagttttagttgcaatttgcaaaactgtagacatttttcattttccagctaatgctgaccTTAAACTCCCAATCTATTAGCGTCAAAGTGATAGGGATTCTAACCCATTTCTTTGgatcagagcttctaaacttaaacgcctcggggattcacgtccaatttaagttcccaggatcttatatattcttaaatttcgagtcaaaatttttctgtgtgttggttttataattatttctttttaagaaatttttctgttttgtattgtattgtatttattcttcATCTTGATTGTGACATTTCCAACCTTccctgcggccatcgccgtcttagcgtcggtgACCAACCTCAAGAgccaaaacgatggaaaagctcTATCACGGGTTGTATAAGCCAAAGTAACATTGTTTACAGATCTTTCAATGTAAAAATGTTTCAATGTAATTTTAGCAtgttctattttatttcactaatcaataaaaattattttgtcataTTTTTGTCCTATTCACAAAATccgaaataaatgaaatttcaaatagGAAAAGTGCTGCTGTTCCTCCTATTACTACACACTACTATCGAATATTGTATACTATAGCAGTACCACTTATTCGTATTGTATATTCTTTCTCTTCGAATAATATGTAATACTTGGTTTACCGGGTTGTTGACCTTTTGACGTGTTCTGTTTTGAAAGATCCTACGTGGTGCTAACAATCACGTTTTTTGgcaatatttctttatttattcaGTGCAAAAAGGTACGATGGCAGCTGCTGTTCCTCCCTTAACACCCTGGAGTCCAGATAAGAAGCATAGCGACCGAGAAAGGTAAGTTTCCCTGAACTTGTTCTCGAACCTAACCTCTAAGAATGTTTTGATTTCTTGTTTTTCGTAAATAATTgatgaatattaatttttttttctaggtgGATCTGTATTTATCCTGCTTATATCAACTCTAAGAAGACACGGCAGGAGGGCCGGAAGCTGGCCAAGGAGCACTGCGTTGAGAATCCGACTTACCTGGAGATCAGAGACGTTCTTGCAGTGGCGAATCTAAGGGTCGGAGTAGAGAACAAGCTGTATTCCCGGGAGAAGAGCAAGGTAGGTAGAGGGATATGGGAGTGTTTGAGGAAGTCCCTGAGGGTTGGTTTTTGCAGGAATTGGCATATCGTGGAAGGATTCGAGTGCAATTGAAGAATGACGATGGAACGCCCTTCAGTCCAGACTTTCCCAACAGAGACAGTGTCCTGTTGCATCTGGGCAGGATGATTCCACAGTTAAAGAGTCGTCAGGGTGGAAAGGGTGGAGGAGAAGCCACAGCCAGTTCATCAACGTCCTCAGCACCTCACAAAAAGGGAAAGGGCAAGAGACGCTGATAGAGGGaggaaaatctattttttgttaatgatctttgaaaataaatgcttggatttcctggaaaactttctttcaattattttgtacaaaatttcgcaCTGCCGGAAGATTTTTCTGTAGATTAACTGCTCCTACAGACCTTTTATTAAATTGACTAGTCGATCACGCCCACCTAGTTTCAGTGCTCCAAGCTTCATCTTCAGGAGAGTCTCACCAACGGTATCATCTGCAGTATCAGTCACAGCGTCTGTTATGATGTCCAATTTCTCCTTCAGGATGCTTTCCCTCCTTGGAAACAGAGACTTCAGTTTGACATCTGTTATATCGTCCAATTTCCTGGGAATGGCCCTAACTTCATCCCTGAGTTTCTCATACCCATCCCTAAGGTCGCTTTTCACATCGCCCAGGATTGTGTTCCTGCCCGGAAGTCCCGGAAGAGGACTCAGCAATTTCTGTTTGAGTCCCAGAAGGGCAGTATCCGTCTTGATTCTGCTCACTAGAGATCCCAGGTCTCCTCCTCCAAACCCCGGGGCTCCCAACAGACTATCCTCAAAAGCCACTGGTTCCTCCTTTCCGCTCTTCCAGGGATTTGGCGAGTGAATATTGTAGACGCTTCGTCCTCTTCTCTCATTTCTGTGATAGAATTCTTCCTGCTTTGGCGTCAGATCCCGCACTTCCCGGACGAATCTGCGGCCAGCGCTGCCTTGAATGAGGAGGTCGTAGGGCAGATTGAGGGCGTCTGAGCGAACCTTGAGCTTGGACAGGCAGTTGATGTCCTTGTCGGAGTCTGAGATGCATTCGCAGATGCATTCTTCGCCACAGAAATAGCCCAGGCAGCCGCATTCACTGCACAGGGATACGCACTGGGTCCTGTTGGCGATGTCATTGAAGGTGTTCTGTGGCAGGGCATGACTGTGAGCTGGAAGGAACAATTCTTGTAAATTCCAACAAAATATTTAGGAATCCACGTGGAAGAGttgttaatttaaatttgcGAAACAACCATGAAACATGAAacatttttgtgaaatatttacaGGCAGCGAATAAATGGTCAGCACTttagtaaattaattaaatcttactcctattattaattttttactctgtggaaaaaaatctgtaataatgaaataattaaaaaaaaaataaattaattaaacatttgatgattgaaaaaaagagaaaaaagcaaTTGAGCAAATTTTTAACTCTACAAATTGTgaaatatcaaattaaaattaattttaacaagAAAATTCATTAACTACAtataactaaatatttaatacaaagATTCAGCCCATTGGGAAATGGAATGTGATATGATAACATATTTTACGAAAATAATTTGGATAATTTCTAAAGAGGGACTTAAACTGAAAACCTTTATATTTTGAAAGATAAGTTTTTTGTTCCGTGgttaaaagttttgtcaaactgTTAAAATGATATTGGAAAAACTTGAACAGATCAATTTGTTCGTataataagacatttttttcagagtagggtaaatgtcctaattcaaaatcatttccagacgctttaactttgacagaagattcaaaacatattaagttcaatttttttctgaagagaattacataaatttgttccttgacTCTACTAGATTCTTActgtttagtgatttttttttagatataatttgaaaacttcttaaatacaagaaaaatacgcgagcgtaaaatgcttctattggaaacatattaatcgaAATAgagacaaggaaaagtttccaattggagacaaacagtgtaagtgaaaccgcgacgaaaggcttccaaaaccttgttgagttgctcctgagtgcaagatttattcttattcctggtcttttctcctttcctatctaaaacaataaaaaaatctgtctaaaaaatcatatttccggggtttcctattgaaccatttgcagacacttcagaaaaaccctttttgttcacgaaataagtaattatttcatttgaaaacttcacgtaccgttaccaataaagattatcacttaatttagctaaaattagccagaaatgtgacataattgttaaacaaaacgaataaataacagtcaccttattgtgtttttcgttggaaaacatggtcgatcgatgaaaaattcgatggtgaaaaagtacacttttaacttttctgagaaattaacaaattaaaatttttgaatatgaatagattttcgctttatttggagtaaaattagtTAAATAATGAAAccgtggtatagaaaatatataaatattataatttagtactgtatttatcatgaaaacaatgacgtttccatttggagtagcgaaaaattttcatttggagcaggttttgaattagcttaatttaccctaatagcAAAATTACCCTAAAAGCAGAAATCCTTGACATTTGCCCGAGAAACACTTCGTGAAATCACAGAaccccaaaaattgcatcgagaAACCCGAGGAATTATACTTCCTTGTCAGTAAAAACTtgaatgaattaccccttgctaTGTTTATccatttaaaatacaatttataaTATAGTGCACCCatctaagaaaagaatttgtcatccaaaattgaaatcacgaaagaggaaaaagaaaaatattatcaaaatcaacGCTATGTCAAGATTTTCATATGTCACACTTCAGGGCTTCAGGCAAAAATATTTCCTCgaagtgaaaaaaatgtatcaaaatgCATTTCTACCTACATTCTTTATCATTTGAAAAGACTTTGAGTACTTTTGACGTAAAATCGTAAAATATGACTAAAGAAGGGGATAGCACACTACCTTCGGGCGACTCAAAGCTTTGAACAACtcagttttttcaatatgtttttatgaatttcactaattacaatattatatttttatagatAGTCCAATGGTTCAAACTTTCTAATAAGAACCATTGGTAAAATCCATGAAGAacacagaaaataaattgaggTTTCCATtgcttgagtcgtctgaaggtagcgcacttGCCTTATTCCTTCCGAACCTTTAGGAATACATTTTTTCTTTGTGGCAAACATTAAGCAAGGCTGgtatcacttttaattaaactcgTAGAATTTTTGCAAGAAAACCAACTGTAGTTTACTCCTAAAGATGTTTCTTCAAAGTAAGGATCACAAGTAATTTATTATGCGAAAAGGTTTTGTGCAAAGCCTGTAACTCTCCCAATTACGTTTCAGgatttgtaaattttagaattttctgtCACGGTTCCATGATCTTAATAAATTGTCACTTTTTAGTAGATTATTCTCCAAATTGATACCGAATTAATCCAATGTATTACACTTTTTggtgttttaattaaattaaaccaaTTACCACTTTTTAGAAGAACTAGCACTAAAAAACACTGCCATATTGTGGAGATGTAATCCATAATTTGTTGATCTGTGAATAATCCTCTGCActagtaaataaaatttttaacactgAATTCTTGGAGAATTTAACTCTTTGACTAGTAAAAGAACTTTGGTGGAATTTTgtgaaatagaatttttataaaGGCATTAATGTTTATCCAATTGCCCAATGTTTTTGCTCCCAAGTTGTTTTCAAACAACATTCTGTGTACAAAAATTTCGCTTCCGCTgtgtttttactttttttttgctgcctTTTCCCGCGAATATGTCAACTTTTTTAGGTGACACAGATTCTTTTTTGGCAacgaagaaaattttcttttgcaccGTGACATTgtgcattttgcaaaaaaagcaaGACTCAAGAGCAATGAATGGAAGCAAATTTAAGTGAAAGTGCTGAAGTTAGCAGAGAAAGCAAAACAGTGAATGAATCGTTGGAGAAGAATTTCGGGAAGGTTCTTGAGGGAAGGTCAAATGGCGACAAAAGATCCCTTATCTTAttatattaacattttatttGTCAGATATAATAATttgtaacgtttttttttatacattatgTCTTCTTACACAACCtcgtaaaatacttcaaatatacATTATTggattcttttcaaaaatttcaaaaatgtacTTCCAATCCCTGCTTGATTAtcctttttttcgtttttggaaCAATAGGGTTTGCATTTGAAGGATGCTTGAACGGATCTTTTGTAGGGGCAAAATCAAAGAAAagattcttgaaaaaaaacttcaggaTAGATAGAAAGATTTGAAATTATCACAGATTTTACATTAATTGAGCTTTCATTAGTCAAAAAGAGtttagaaatttgaaaaatgtgcaTAGGGTTAAGAGGGGCAAATTCCTTAATCTCTTTTAAGGttatgtagaattttttttattcgttcaAGGAGGAAGTACATGAATTTTCTCGTTTAGTCACTCTTTCATCTTAATCTGATTGTCTCATCTACAAACTAAAAAGGCgagagttaataaaaataacttagaaaTAAACGATAGaaagatataaaaaattaagaaagcaCATTTAGGCAGGTTCtgttttgtataaaataataaattacatCCGGGCAGTTTTTTTTGCAGGGAGGCATCAGCTGGATGAATCTCAATTTGTGATGTtagatttttctttctttttttttcttttgagaaaacATTACAATAAAAACCATTGGAAAAAAATCCTTGTGATGATTGGTCGAAGGTGGAGGAGTTCTTAAACATTAAAGTATTGTAACTTTATTAAGATTAAGCTCGTGGGTGAGATTGGAACTCATGGGATCCTCAGTTGACTACTTTGCTGGAGGAGCCTGTGTATGCTCTTGGCATCCTTCGACATTTTCCGGCCAATCGCATACATTTTCCGACGGGTTGAACACCAAATTGGCTGGACATGGCATATGATGCTTACGTTCACCCTCACACATGTAGTAATGTGTGCAGTCGTTCTTGTCACGGTGGTAGCTAATGTGGCCATCTTCCTCGGCACAAGTCACTTCGTTGGCTGCAAAGTTAGGTTAAGAAACAGTTAGATTAGACATCTGTCAAAAACATCCACGAAATTTAACGAAGAACTCACGATCTTTCGTTGTATACGCTCCACGTGGTCCGTAAGACTCAAACGGACCATCGTACTCAAGGGCAACCTTGTAGTCTTTCAGTTCGCTGTTCAGAGCAGCCAGAAGTGGATACCTTCCACCACCGCATTTGCCCGAAAAGTCATCCATATCCACTGACCAAACCATAATTCCTCCGAAGCCTTGCTCCTTCAGCCATTGCATCTGTTTGACAAGAGAAATCAGTTACACTTAAGCTTGCTCGACTACCAAACTCTTTCCCTTACCTTCGTCTTCAGTGATCTCTCATCATCAAATCCGACCCATTGGTCCTTGCGGTAGGCAAATGGCACTTGCTGTTCAGAATCCCATACAAGGGTTGTATTACTGCCAGCCAGGAAGGCACAGATCTCGTAGTAACTCAGGAAGCCAGCTTCACTTGTGAACTTTCCAGGATTTCCACCTCCACTGGCAGGGGCTCCAATATCAAACTGCGTTGTATTGACAAGAGTAAAGGTGCGTCCGTAGGTTGGCATTCCGATCAACAGTTTCTCCTTGGGTGCTCCCTGTTTGACCCATTCCCTAGCACTAAAGTCCACTGTGAGTTTCTTCTGGTACCCAGTTGCTGAATCCAAAGGATATAGCGGAGAGTTGTGACCAACTTGGCGTTCCCATTGTCCATGGAAGTCATACGTCATGACATTGATAAAGTCCAAATACTTTGAGATCTCAGGAACATCGTATCCAGCAGCAATGGCTTCGAACGATGCTGGTACAGCAGCAGTCAAGAGTAACCTTGGTTGTCCAGATGTCTTAGCTTCTCCTTCAAAGGCTACTCGAAGTTCCTTCAGCAAATTCACGTAGGCTATCCTGTCATCAGCTCCTCGAGGATACTCCCAGTCTACATCGAGTCCGTTGAACTGATACTCCCGCAGGAACTCTATGGCTTCGTAGACAAACTGGTTCATGCGGAAGACATTTGATGTAAGCTCTTTAAAGGGTGTCGATCCAAAGGCCCATCCTCCAATGGCCAACAAAATCTGCAAATCTGGATTCTTCTCCCTCAACGCAATAACTTGGTCGTACATATCCGGATCATCATCACCGGCTTCGCTGAGTTTGTGATCTTTAAGGGTGGCGAATGCGTAAACTAGATGGGTACAGAGCTTAGCGTCTACATCCTTAGGTTCGAACTTTCCAGCACCCGGCCGTTTGGCTGACCAACTAGTCAAGTAGCAGAAGACTTGAGCAGGACGAGCTGGAAAACGGAACATTTAATCTACATTCAATTTCAAACGTGGACTAAACTTACAATGCTTGTCAATGGTAGCAAGACCATGCTTGATCTTGTTGATCTTTGATGGCTTCCTGACCTTCTCCAGAAGTTCAGACACAGGAATCTTGATTGGTAGCGGTTTCGCCTGTTCTACTGGCTCATCATCGAATGTAGCAGCAACCTTGCTCCAGTCGATATCTTTCTCATCTTTGGCACGCTTAACTCCTCTAAGTTCCTCACGCATAGCTGAGATCAGGGGATACTTAACGTTTCCACCGCAAACTCCACCGGAGAAGTCATCCATATCAACTGTCCAAACCATAGCTCCTCCGTAACCACCAGTCTTGATCCATGTCATCTTGTTGCGGATGGACCTCTCATCATCGAAGCCTACCCATTGATCTCCGTGAACGAGGTAGGGCACCTTCATCTCATCATCCCAAACATAAATGGCACCATTGAGGAGCATTTCGCATATCTCATAGTAAGCTAGGAAACCGGATTCCTTGGTGTAGTCACCAGCCTTGCCACCTCCACTGGCAGGAGAATTGACTCCATGCTTAGCGGTATTGGCCAGGGTGAAGGTACGCCCGTAGGTTGCCATTCCGATAACGAGTTTTTCCTTAGGAGCTCCTAATTTTACCCAAAGTCCTGCTGCATGGTCTACGGATAGCTGCTTCCTCCATTCAGAGTCGCTAGATGGGGCATACAGTGGAGCATTGTGACCGGTTTCTCGTTCCCACTTTCCATGGAAATCGTAGGCCATCAAATTGATAAAGTCCAAGTAACTGGCAACAGCAGGAACATCATAGCCACCGCGAACGTTGTCTGGACCAACGGGTACTGCAGCTGTGAGGAGGAGTCTAGGCTTACGAATTTCCTGGGCTTCAGCATCGAAGGCTTCCTTCAGTTCTGCAATTTGAATTTGGTTCATTAGAATATCACTGAGTCACTAAGGGAGAGGTCTTACCTTTCAACAGCAGAACAAAGTTCTTCTTGTCATCAGTTCCTTTGGGGTACTCCCAATCAATGTCCAAACCGTCGAAAGCCCTCTGCCTCAGGAAGGGTATGGCTGAATAAATAAAGGTTTGCCTAGCGTACCGTGAAGATGACATATCCTTGAACTTCTGTGTTCCGAAGGACCATCCACCGATAGCCAAGAGTATCTTAAGCTTGGGATTGGCCTTTTTAAGGTTGGTGATGCGTGAATAGAGGCCCGGAGTGCCATCTTTGGTCTCATCGTTGCTTTCGAAGGAGCTCAATTTGCCCTTCTTGAGCCACCCGAATGCAAAAATAATGTGAGTACAGAGATCGGATGGGATATCCTCGGGCAGGAACTTTCCGACCTTTGTGCGGTACTGCGACCAATTTGTGTAGTAGCACACAATTTTGTACCCATCTTTGTCAATACCAGCATCTTTGCTCGTCAGAATGGACGTTGATGCTGCTCCAGCAACTGCTGCACTCGCTGCCCCAACAGCGATCCTGTTCTTATTGCGAACGCGGAATCTGTTTACAGATGGCGCTGGAATCTGATCTGACCGATCCTGTGCTTTATCTGCCACAGCATTAACGCGCTTCGAACTGGACGTAACTGTGCGGACGATGGCGGGGCTTCCGGTTGGTCGTCGCAATCTCCGGCGTGCAGTCGCTATATGgcgagaagaaaaaaaaaagagaaattttaattgCATTGATTGGACGTGTAATTTGCCAAGAGTCAATATCTAGATCAAACAACAT
Proteins encoded in this window:
- the LOC129804660 gene encoding signal recognition particle 19 kDa protein, encoding MAAAVPPLTPWSPDKKHSDRERWICIYPAYINSKKTRQEGRKLAKEHCVENPTYLEIRDVLAVANLRVGVENKLYSREKSKELAYRGRIRVQLKNDDGTPFSPDFPNRDSVLLHLGRMIPQLKSRQGGKGGGEATASSSTSSAPHKKGKGKRR
- the LOC129804657 gene encoding uncharacterized protein LOC129804657: MDYISTIWQCFLVLVLLKSAHSHALPQNTFNDIANRTQCVSLCSECGCLGYFCGEECICECISDSDKDINCLSKLKVRSDALNLPYDLLIQGSAGRRFVREVRDLTPKQEEFYHRNERRGRSVYNIHSPNPWKSGKEEPVAFEDSLLGAPGFGGGDLGSLVSRIKTDTALLGLKQKLLSPLPGLPGRNTILGDVKSDLRDGYEKLRDEVRAIPRKLDDITDVKLKSLFPRRESILKEKLDIITDAVTDTADDTVGETLLKMKLGALKLGGRDRLVNLIKGL
- the LOC129804646 gene encoding uncharacterized protein LOC129804646, which codes for MLPPRLIKLVFVLCLLVAIFFSQTDSAQATARRRLRRPTGSPAIVRTVTSSSKRVNAVADKAQDRSDQIPAPSVNRFRVRNKNRIAVGAASAAVAGAASTSILTSKDAGIDKDGYKIVCYYTNWSQYRTKVGKFLPEDIPSDLCTHIIFAFGWLKKGKLSSFESNDETKDGTPGLYSRITNLKKANPKLKILLAIGGWSFGTQKFKDMSSSRYARQTFIYSAIPFLRQRAFDGLDIDWEYPKGTDDKKNFVLLLKELKEAFDAEAQEIRKPRLLLTAAVPVGPDNVRGGYDVPAVASYLDFINLMAYDFHGKWERETGHNAPLYAPSSDSEWRKQLSVDHAAGLWVKLGAPKEKLVIGMATYGRTFTLANTAKHGVNSPASGGGKAGDYTKESGFLAYYEICEMLLNGAIYVWDDEMKVPYLVHGDQWVGFDDERSIRNKMTWIKTGGYGGAMVWTVDMDDFSGGVCGGNVKYPLISAMREELRGVKRAKDEKDIDWSKVAATFDDEPVEQAKPLPIKIPVSELLEKVRKPSKINKIKHGLATIDKHSRPAQVFCYLTSWSAKRPGAGKFEPKDVDAKLCTHLVYAFATLKDHKLSEAGDDDPDMYDQVIALREKNPDLQILLAIGGWAFGSTPFKELTSNVFRMNQFVYEAIEFLREYQFNGLDVDWEYPRGADDRIAYVNLLKELRVAFEGEAKTSGQPRLLLTAAVPASFEAIAAGYDVPEISKYLDFINVMTYDFHGQWERQVGHNSPLYPLDSATGYQKKLTVDFSAREWVKQGAPKEKLLIGMPTYGRTFTLVNTTQFDIGAPASGGGNPGKFTSEAGFLSYYEICAFLAGSNTTLVWDSEQQVPFAYRKDQWVGFDDERSLKTKMQWLKEQGFGGIMVWSVDMDDFSGKCGGGRYPLLAALNSELKDYKVALEYDGPFESYGPRGAYTTKDPNEVTCAEEDGHISYHRDKNDCTHYYMCEGERKHHMPCPANLVFNPSENVCDWPENVEGCQEHTQAPPAK